One Aegilops tauschii subsp. strangulata cultivar AL8/78 chromosome 7, Aet v6.0, whole genome shotgun sequence genomic window carries:
- the LOC109733570 gene encoding uncharacterized protein — protein MDSDLEYIYEHYVESSNGLSDEEYSDETSMMQAVLEDAEHTKEHVLNFKGSVKGHRVLNRSRSRGHLTLMADYFALDALFADHFRRHFRMRNTVFDSLYHGVRSYDNYFIPKKDVVGTIGFSGYQKCAVALWMLVHGTTADSWDGYLRMSESTCGDAMVRFATTVVEVFGP, from the coding sequence ATGGATTCCGatttggagtacatatacgagcaTTATGTTGAGTCGTCTAACGGCTTGTCGGACGAGGAGTACTCTGATGAGACATCGATGATGCAGGCGGTCCTTGAAGATGCGGAGCATACGAAGGAACATGTTCTCAATTTCAAGGGCTCGGTCAAGGGTCATCGAGTGCTCAACCGCAGCAGGTCGCGCGGCCATTTGACACTGATGGCCGACTACTTTGCCTTGGATGCACTCTTCGCCGACCATTTTCGCCGGCATTTTCGAATGCGCAATACTGTCTTTGATAGTTTGTACCATGGCGTCCGGTCCTATGATAACTACTTCATCCCGAAGAAGGACGTCGTGGGAACCATTGGCTTCTCTGGTTACCAGAAGTGTGCGGTTGCACTATGGATGCTTGTACATGGCACGACCGCTGATTCATGGGACGGGTACCTACGGATGTCTGAGAGCACATGCGGAGATGCCATGGTTAGGTTTGCAACTACCGTGGTCGAGGTGTTCGGACCTTAA